In Bombus terrestris chromosome 6, iyBomTerr1.2, whole genome shotgun sequence, a single window of DNA contains:
- the LOC100649606 gene encoding ornithine decarboxylase isoform X1, with amino-acid sequence MKVTNLDERIHVLDSASNVTTVIKDIALSGMQEEAFYVLDIGDIVRKHQIWKEKMPRVSPYYAVKCNDNLVVIEVLAALGIGFDCASKSEINKVLSVGVDSSRIIFANPAKPASHIRHAAAVGVDAMTVDNESELHKIKKLHPSAKVVIRIRCDAEVAQCQLGMKFGCDPIYEAPNLLRLARVLGLNVIGISFHVGSGCQDPPVFYRAIRESKILFDLATDLGFKPYLLDIGGGYPGNKGTSIDKIANVVNDALDEFFNTDAVHIIAEPGRFYVASAFTLATSIHSKRSVRGDENSPNTITHNMYYINDGVYGSFNCLLYDHQHVTPIPLKKGCGKMIPSSIWGPTCDGLDQVVENVMLHEMELGDWIIFENMGAYTLPVASPFNGFPVPKVHIVADETIWHLLKDALPLTEEHFVIGNTPANLRLGLDIGGTDTNAWHNPNIELTSTEMLADVTNPPAAYIYDYLEVDL; translated from the exons ATGAAGGTAACAAATCTGGATGAACGTATTCATGTTTTGGACAGTGCGTCAAATGTTACGACCGTCATCAAAGACATTGCACTGAGTGGAATGCAAGAAGAAGCTTTTTATGTGCTTGACATTGGTGACATTGTACGTAAACATCAGATATGGAAGGAAAAAATGCCACGCGTCAGCCCTTATTAcg CTGTAAAATGTAATGACAACTTAGTTGTGATTGAGGTATTGGCTGCTCTTGGTATTGGTTTTGATTGTGCATCAAAA TCGGAGATTAATAAAGTATTAAGTGTTGGAGTAGACTCGTCGAGAATTATCTTTGCCAATCCTGCTAAGCCAGCATCACATATCCGTCATGCTGCTGCTGTTGGAGTTGATGCTATGACAGTAGATAATGAAAGCGAGTTACATAAGATTAAGAAACTTCATCCAAGTGCCaag GTTGTTATTAGAATTCGTTGTGATGCAGAAGTTGCTCAGTGTCAGTTAGGCATGAAATTTGGTTGTGATCCCATATATGAAGCACCCAATCTTTTACGTCTTGCGCGTGTTTTGGGACTCAATGTCATCGGTATTAGTTTCCATGTTGGATCTGGTTGTCAGGATCCACCTGTATTTTATCGAGCTATACGCGAATCCAAGATATTGTTTGACTTAGCAACTGATCTTGGTTTCAAGCCATATCTACTAGACATTGGCGGTGGTTATCCTGGAAATAAGGGCACTAGCattgataaaattgctaatGTCGTTAATGATGCACTCGACGAATTctttaata CCGATGCTGTTCACATAATCGCTGAACCTGGTCGTTTTTATGTTGCCTCGGCATTTACTCTTGCAACCAGTATTCATAGTAAGCGTTCAGTGCGTGGCGATGAAAATTCACCAAATACGATTACGCACAATATGTACTACATTAATGATGGCGTTTATGGCTCTTTCAATTGTCTACTCTATGATCATCAACATGTAACTCCAATACCTCTAAag AAAGGTTGTGGAAAGATGATTCCCTCAAGTATTTGGGGACCAACTTGTGATGGTTTGGatcaagttgtagaaaacgttATGTTACACGAAATGGAACTCGGCGATTggataatttttgaaaatatgggAGCATACACGTTACCGGTTGCTTCTCCATTTAATGGATTTCCTGTGCCTAAAGTTCATATCGTCGCTGATGAAACCATTTG GCATTTGTTAAAAGACGCTTTGCCTTTGACCGAAGAGCATTTTGTTATTGGTAATACTCCAGCTAATTTACGGCTTGGTCTGGATATTGGTGGAACTGATACCAATGCATGGCATAATCCAAACATTGAACTGACATCGACTGAAATGTTAGCCGACGTTACTAATCCACCAGCAGCATACATTTACGATTACCTCGAAGTTGATCTTTAA
- the LOC100649606 gene encoding ornithine decarboxylase isoform X2, with protein sequence MKVTNLDERIHVLDSASNVTTVIKDIALSGMQEEAFYVLDIGDIVRKHQIWKEKMPRVSPYYAVKCNDNLVVIEVLAALGIGFDCASKSEINKVLSVGVDSSRIIFANPAKPASHIRHAAAVGVDAMTVDNESELHKIKKLHPSAKVVIRIRCDAEVAQCQLGMKFGCDPIYEAPNLLRLARVLGLNVIGISFHVGSGCQDPPVFYRAIRESKILFDLATDLGFKPYLLDIGGGYPGNKGTSIDKIANVVNDALDEFFNTDAVHIIAEPGRFYVASAFTLATSIHSKRSVRGDENSPNTITHNMYYINDGVYGSFNCLLYDHQHVTPIPLKKGCGKMIPSSIWGPTCDGLDQVVENVMLHEMELGDWIIFENMGAYTLPVASPFNGFPVPKVHIVADETIWL encoded by the exons ATGAAGGTAACAAATCTGGATGAACGTATTCATGTTTTGGACAGTGCGTCAAATGTTACGACCGTCATCAAAGACATTGCACTGAGTGGAATGCAAGAAGAAGCTTTTTATGTGCTTGACATTGGTGACATTGTACGTAAACATCAGATATGGAAGGAAAAAATGCCACGCGTCAGCCCTTATTAcg CTGTAAAATGTAATGACAACTTAGTTGTGATTGAGGTATTGGCTGCTCTTGGTATTGGTTTTGATTGTGCATCAAAA TCGGAGATTAATAAAGTATTAAGTGTTGGAGTAGACTCGTCGAGAATTATCTTTGCCAATCCTGCTAAGCCAGCATCACATATCCGTCATGCTGCTGCTGTTGGAGTTGATGCTATGACAGTAGATAATGAAAGCGAGTTACATAAGATTAAGAAACTTCATCCAAGTGCCaag GTTGTTATTAGAATTCGTTGTGATGCAGAAGTTGCTCAGTGTCAGTTAGGCATGAAATTTGGTTGTGATCCCATATATGAAGCACCCAATCTTTTACGTCTTGCGCGTGTTTTGGGACTCAATGTCATCGGTATTAGTTTCCATGTTGGATCTGGTTGTCAGGATCCACCTGTATTTTATCGAGCTATACGCGAATCCAAGATATTGTTTGACTTAGCAACTGATCTTGGTTTCAAGCCATATCTACTAGACATTGGCGGTGGTTATCCTGGAAATAAGGGCACTAGCattgataaaattgctaatGTCGTTAATGATGCACTCGACGAATTctttaata CCGATGCTGTTCACATAATCGCTGAACCTGGTCGTTTTTATGTTGCCTCGGCATTTACTCTTGCAACCAGTATTCATAGTAAGCGTTCAGTGCGTGGCGATGAAAATTCACCAAATACGATTACGCACAATATGTACTACATTAATGATGGCGTTTATGGCTCTTTCAATTGTCTACTCTATGATCATCAACATGTAACTCCAATACCTCTAAag AAAGGTTGTGGAAAGATGATTCCCTCAAGTATTTGGGGACCAACTTGTGATGGTTTGGatcaagttgtagaaaacgttATGTTACACGAAATGGAACTCGGCGATTggataatttttgaaaatatgggAGCATACACGTTACCGGTTGCTTCTCCATTTAATGGATTTCCTGTGCCTAAAGTTCATATCGTCGCTGATGAAACCATTTG GCTTTAG